Below is a window of Dromiciops gliroides isolate mDroGli1 chromosome 5, mDroGli1.pri, whole genome shotgun sequence DNA.
ATGCTGGAGTTATTTTCaagcagaaaaaggaaagagtcaTGATCTACTTGTGTCACTTTTCTCACTACATCCCATGGAATTCCTCATTTTCTCTACGTCCTCCTTCACAGATTGAAGCTCTCCCTCTATTCTGTGTGCAGGTTCATCAGAAGTCAAAAGACAAAGATGAGAAATCACACAGGAACAACAGCATTCATCCTCCAGGGACTGACAGATGACCCAAAGttgcagatttttatttttatatttctgtttttcaaCTACTTGTTAAGTATAACTGGAAACCTGACCATTATCACACTCACCTTGATGGGTCCCCACCTGAAAACtcccatgtatttttttctcagaaaCTTCTCCTTCTTAGAAGTCTCACTCACATCTTCCTGCATTCCCAGATACCTCTACAGCATGTCAACTGGAGATAAAACAATCTCTTATAATGCCTGTGTCACACAagtattttttgtcatctttcttgGGGCAGCAGAGTTCTTCCTCCTGGCTACCATGTCCTATGATCGCTATGTGGCCATCTGCAAACCTCTGCATTACACAACAATCATGAACAACAAAGTCTGTAACCAGCTCCTGGTGAGTTCTTGGCTGGCTGGGCTGATGATCATCCTCCCACCACTGATCATGGGTCTTGATTTGGAATTCTGTGACTCCAATGTTGTTGACCATTTTTACTGTGATACATTTCCTCTGTTAGAGATTTCATGCACAGACACACAGTTGATAGAGGGAGTGGGTTTAATCGATGCAATATTGACACTCATCATCACCTTACTCTTAGTGGTTTTGTCTTATGCCTCCATTGTCAGGACTATTCTGAAATTCCCCTCTGCCCAGCAAAGGAAAAAGGCCTTTTCCACTTGCTCCTCGCACATGATTGTTGTCTCCATCTCTTATGGCAGCTGCATCTTCATGTACATCAAACCTTCTGGAAAAGAAGGGGTGGCTTTGAACAAGGTGGTGTCAATTTTCATGTCCTCTGTTGACCCAGTGATGAACCCTTTTATTTACACCCTGAGGAACAGACAAGTTAAACATGCCTTTAAGAACACAGTCAAAAAGATTGCAAATTTCACAAAGCAGTGAGACTATGAAGCTCAAGataccaaatggtaaaagaaaagcTGTCCATCTTTCTGCAATGTTTCAACATTTTTTTGCTAACTATGTCCTCCTGTGGAGTTTAAGGCTCTCCCAACTCTTTGCTCATGAAGGTAGAACAGTCCCTCACCtctacacagacacacacaccaaCTCACTGATAGAAGTTTCTCCTCCTGCCCTTTTGTCATGATCTGTGACAATGCTTTCTGAACTTCATTCAGCTGTCCAACAGTCACCACTTTCCTGTCAGCtatttctataaccctttgggtaaAGCTCATGCACACTCTTAGACAGATTCATGAGATAGatgaatttggattcaggaagacctgggtttgaatccttcaaCAAACATTCTGAAAAGCTTATAAGTCCCAGGTTGATAAACTTAGAAGGGtcagggactttagagaccataGAACCCAACTCTTTAactttatacataaggaaacaggcccaaaTGCATCAGTCAGTAGGTCAGTTAGTAAATAAGCAATTACCAAGTGACTACCAGTACAATGCACTGAGGATATGAAAAAAGGCAAAtggccctcaaggaggtcacattctaatgagaggaacaaatgagcaaacaaatatatacaaacaagctataatatggtataaacaggaaataattaacaggagAAAGGCAATAGAACTAAGGAAGCCAGGGAGCAGGGATAAggatggagagcattccaggcatagactGTAGTcaaagaaaattcccagagctgagagatagtatcttgttcatggaacaccAAGGAGGCCACTGTTATTGAACCAAAGTGgtggaaagtaaaagaaaagaagattggaaaggttaggatgggggtggggttttatgaaggcctttgaatgccaaattgATGGGGGTGGCATGTTAAATCATGGAGGCAATAGCCACTGGAGTGCATTGAGTACATGGGGGAAACATGGTTAGACATGCACCGATTGGAGCATGAACTGGAATAGGGAGACACTTAATGGCAGGCTAAGCCATCAGCAGGCTTATTACAATAGTCCAATAGCAAAATGAAGAAGGCCTGCACCAGGATGATGGTAGGAACAGAGGTTAGAAAGCAGcaaattcaagagatgttgcaaaggtgaaatttacAGATTGTATATAGGAGTGAAACAGAGTGAGCCTGAGAGGAAGACACCTTAACTTACCAGACTGGGACACTGGAAGAATAATTGTGCCTTTGACAATAACAGAGAACTTTGGAAAGGGGAGGGTTTAGatggaaagacaatgagttcaatTTTAAACATGTTGGGGCTAAGCTATCAATTAGTTATCCAGTTTTAAATTTCTGAAATAGATATTTCCATCTAAAGATGGGAAATGAGTTCAGCAAAGAGATTAGAACAGGATAGAAATATTCAAGAATTATCAGCACTGGAATGATAAGTAATCCAAGGCAGTtcttgagatcaccaagtgaagtatataaagagagaataaaagagaacCCAAGACAGCTTTCTGGGGGACACCTACAGTTAATGGACATGACCCACATGAAGATTcaacaaagaaaactgaaaaggagtGGTCTTataaagtaggaggagaaccagaagggaGTGGTGACCTGAaaatctggagaagagagtatcaaggagtaGAAGGTGATACATAGTGTCAGAGTctacaaagaggtcaagaaaaatgaggattgaaaaaatacaaattgataTAGCAATTAGGAAATCATTGGTACCTTTGGAAGAAGGATTTTCAGTGGAATGACAAAGTCAAAAGCTATACCATAGGGCactaagaaaagagtgagaggagaatAAATGGAGAAACCTATTGTAGATAGCCTTCTCAAAGAGTTATCcacaaagggcaaaagagatTTAGAATGATTGTTAGGGATAGAAGAATCAACTGAGGACTTTTGAGAATGAGGAAGACATAAGCATGTTTGTAGGCCAGGGAAACAGTctgtagatagggagagattgatgGTGAGAGATTGATGGTGAGAGAGTAGAAATGACAAAGGGATACTTTGAGTATCTTGGGAAAACACATTTAGTGTCTTGGGACACATTAAGAcattgggtgaggggcagctaggtggtgcagtggatagagcactgtccctggattcaggaggacctgagttcaaatttgacctcagacacttgacacttactagctgtgtgaccctgggcaagtcacttaaccccaattgcctcactaaaaaaaaaaaaaaaaaagacattgggtGAGATCATGCAATGTAGTAAGTGAAAGTGGAAGCATTTCAACCTATGCCTGggcctccaaatccagggctctttctctCTGAACCGTGCTGCCTCTCACTTTCCAGCAGAGGAATGGTAATCAGGCAAAACCTGTTGTCATTACAGGAAAAGGTCTGTCAGTCTATTTCCCTATAATTCCAATAATCATTCTTTTGACATTCCACATGAAAATCTCATTCCCTTACCACCTATATGACTTGTATTTGCTTGTTAAAATGTAAGTTGCTCAAGGTCAGCAAGTGTgttgttttataatttttgtatTCATAACCCCATCTCGCaaaacagtgtctggcacatagtaggtacttaataaatgtttcttcattcTCTGGGAATGACTACAGactgtatttttataaaaaatagacTAGACaagagaaaattcaaataaagggACCACAATAATCTAGTGTTCGATATTTCAGAAACCataaattatttaggaaaaaacTCCAtattggataaaaaaaaatactgggaaaacTATAAAGCAGCCTtgtagaaattaggcttagaccaccACCTTATGCAATATTCTATAATATATTCTAattagatatgtgaccttaatattaaatataatgctatttttaaaaaattagaagtaaaTCATCTACCTTGCATTGCCATAGATAGATGTTtccttaagtaaaaaaaaaagtttagaggcaaatacaaaagataaaataaataacttagaTTATGTGAAACTGAAAtgct
It encodes the following:
- the LOC122728611 gene encoding olfactory receptor 6C74-like encodes the protein MRNHTGTTAFILQGLTDDPKLQIFIFIFLFFNYLLSITGNLTIITLTLMGPHLKTPMYFFLRNFSFLEVSLTSSCIPRYLYSMSTGDKTISYNACVTQVFFVIFLGAAEFFLLATMSYDRYVAICKPLHYTTIMNNKVCNQLLVSSWLAGLMIILPPLIMGLDLEFCDSNVVDHFYCDTFPLLEISCTDTQLIEGVGLIDAILTLIITLLLVVLSYASIVRTILKFPSAQQRKKAFSTCSSHMIVVSISYGSCIFMYIKPSGKEGVALNKVVSIFMSSVDPVMNPFIYTLRNRQVKHAFKNTVKKIANFTKQ